One part of the Streptomyces nigra genome encodes these proteins:
- a CDS encoding cellulose-binding protein yields the protein MSGAPVPLYDFVVVRGRGYRPDQVDAFVDALSRDRDAAWERAARLTVLAREMETEAERLREEVARLVPQTYETLGERARRIFELVEQEAAAVRGEARKEARRLMDEAQEWADGVREAARTHADAVTAEAEGFAGERLLAARTEADEIRVTARREVREERKGALGALREARQRTVGMLADQAERHDRKWTRAEREAEEQLAAQETAERERATRAEAALAEATEVFADAEASARRLEEEARTHAEELVAAARRRAEEIALETERVLREHSDTWDAVRAHIGQMRNSLTALTGQVAQE from the coding sequence ATGAGTGGCGCACCGGTCCCGCTGTACGACTTCGTGGTCGTACGAGGGCGCGGCTACCGTCCCGACCAGGTCGACGCCTTCGTCGACGCCCTCTCCCGCGACCGTGACGCCGCCTGGGAGCGGGCCGCCCGGCTCACCGTGCTGGCCAGGGAGATGGAGACGGAGGCGGAGCGGCTGCGCGAGGAGGTGGCGCGGCTCGTCCCCCAGACGTACGAGACCCTCGGTGAGCGGGCGCGCCGGATCTTCGAGCTGGTCGAGCAGGAGGCGGCGGCCGTGCGCGGGGAGGCGCGCAAGGAGGCCCGGCGCCTGATGGACGAGGCGCAGGAGTGGGCGGACGGGGTCCGGGAGGCGGCGCGGACGCACGCCGACGCGGTGACCGCCGAGGCGGAGGGGTTCGCCGGGGAGCGGCTGCTGGCGGCCCGCACCGAGGCGGACGAGATCCGGGTGACGGCCCGGCGCGAGGTGCGCGAGGAACGCAAGGGCGCGCTGGGCGCGTTGCGGGAGGCGCGGCAGCGCACCGTGGGGATGCTGGCCGACCAGGCGGAGCGGCACGACAGGAAGTGGACGCGGGCCGAGCGGGAGGCCGAGGAGCAGCTGGCGGCCCAGGAGACGGCGGAGCGGGAGCGGGCGACGCGGGCGGAGGCGGCGCTGGCCGAGGCGACCGAGGTGTTCGCGGACGCGGAGGCGTCGGCGCGGCGGCTGGAGGAGGAGGCCCGCACCCATGCCGAGGAGCTGGTCGCGGCGGCGCGGCGGCGGGCCGAGGAGATCGCCCTGGAGACGGAGCGGGTGCTGCGCGAGCACAGCGACACCTGGGACGCCGTGCGCGCCCACATCGGGCAGATGCGCAACAGCCTGACGGCGCTGACCGGGCAGGTGGCGCAGGAGTGA
- a CDS encoding SUKH-4 family immunity protein has translation MVTFAQAQERAEEWINGDVPSYQHREVRVREFGLGFVVWAEDRADGPRSDGGAQRLVIARDSGEATLWPSLPVGEVIRRYEEEYGRDDAAAEPVPAPAARVDLNQTSFLLTPPEWLQEAADRMGVPDRRQPEDAAPRDAEPVDEPRDAVPAAVPEGATPWAGTDTNADAGEDRSVPLPETVFAPPLSGDDTATPPDAETALMAGGSGLPRTAVEPAVDGPDTPSGPPSYGYPQGAGTPTPPPAPPSYGYPQPPSAGDIADAATSKAPPRGTGGATPPPPPGAPGAPGAGSAPAGGYVPTQLVSSLGPDGPEGGPGVPPPPGAPNPPGVPSPPGAPGAPGVPAPPGAPGTPGGTPPGGVHHAATMLANPGPQPPAPPGAPGAPGMPAPPGAPGAPGTPQPPGPPAPPGAPGAPGMPGAPQPPGAPGAPGLPGGGPGGVHHAETVLSAPPVAGPGVPPPPPAPSVPNAPGAPGAPGVPTGPAGPVGPPGPLGHPGPSGPPGPVGQPGPGVPPGAPQPMPPGAVPPGAVPPGAMAPGPGQPPAYGYPQQPTGQPTVGPGYQAVLRYRAQDGSEQQLIRRSAPGTPHPEWQIFHELRAMNVPPDQVLELHTELESCELPGAYCARMIREQWPQARITSIAPYGTDHASRQQGMRQLLAHQGELHQVADGPARPAPVRAPLPQVQPVPPIPPEGVAQELAGAFGPGIFRFEQAAVSRQGVPPIVAHSLVVGGLPLDMGPFFWAQAKPGRPVPTLAELAQERGVQPASDAGSYLVMGSDFGRALCVQYGTAHIVAVPVEAGPGGAPVPPQFVNTGLPEFQRCLALLGRMWRLRFGLNQEQAGRWTVDFQAQLAALDPAALGSPESWWSVLLEQMWDGLL, from the coding sequence ATGGTGACGTTCGCACAGGCGCAGGAGCGCGCCGAGGAGTGGATCAACGGCGATGTGCCGTCGTACCAGCATCGTGAGGTGCGGGTCCGGGAGTTCGGGCTGGGCTTCGTGGTGTGGGCCGAGGACCGCGCGGACGGGCCCCGGTCGGACGGTGGCGCACAGCGGCTGGTGATCGCCCGGGACAGCGGGGAGGCCACGCTGTGGCCGTCGCTGCCGGTGGGCGAGGTGATCCGCCGGTACGAGGAGGAGTACGGCCGTGACGACGCGGCCGCGGAACCGGTGCCGGCGCCCGCGGCGCGGGTGGATCTGAACCAGACGTCGTTCCTGCTGACGCCGCCGGAGTGGCTGCAGGAGGCTGCCGACCGGATGGGTGTGCCGGACCGCCGGCAGCCGGAGGACGCCGCACCGCGCGACGCGGAGCCGGTGGACGAGCCGCGGGACGCGGTGCCGGCGGCGGTGCCCGAGGGGGCGACGCCGTGGGCGGGTACGGACACCAACGCGGACGCGGGCGAGGACCGTTCGGTGCCGCTGCCGGAGACGGTGTTCGCGCCGCCGCTCAGCGGTGACGACACGGCGACACCGCCGGACGCCGAGACGGCGCTGATGGCGGGCGGCAGCGGGCTGCCGCGGACGGCGGTCGAGCCGGCCGTGGACGGCCCGGACACGCCGTCCGGTCCGCCGTCGTACGGCTATCCGCAGGGCGCGGGTACGCCGACGCCTCCGCCCGCGCCCCCGTCGTACGGGTATCCGCAGCCGCCGAGCGCCGGGGACATCGCGGACGCGGCGACCAGCAAGGCGCCGCCGCGCGGGACGGGTGGCGCGACGCCGCCTCCGCCGCCGGGCGCGCCCGGTGCGCCGGGTGCGGGCAGCGCCCCGGCCGGCGGGTATGTGCCGACGCAGCTGGTGTCGTCGCTCGGTCCGGACGGGCCGGAGGGCGGCCCCGGCGTTCCGCCGCCGCCCGGTGCCCCGAACCCGCCTGGGGTCCCGAGTCCTCCTGGCGCGCCCGGCGCCCCGGGTGTGCCGGCTCCGCCCGGTGCCCCCGGCACGCCCGGTGGGACGCCCCCGGGTGGGGTGCACCATGCCGCCACCATGCTGGCCAACCCCGGCCCGCAGCCTCCGGCGCCGCCCGGCGCCCCGGGTGCCCCCGGCATGCCCGCGCCCCCCGGCGCCCCCGGTGCTCCCGGCACCCCGCAGCCGCCCGGTCCGCCGGCCCCGCCCGGAGCCCCGGGCGCCCCCGGCATGCCCGGCGCTCCGCAGCCCCCCGGCGCACCCGGTGCTCCCGGTCTTCCGGGTGGCGGCCCCGGTGGCGTGCACCACGCGGAGACCGTGCTGTCCGCGCCGCCCGTCGCGGGCCCCGGCGTGCCCCCGCCGCCGCCCGCCCCGAGTGTCCCGAACGCTCCCGGCGCTCCCGGCGCTCCCGGCGTGCCCACCGGACCGGCCGGCCCCGTCGGCCCTCCCGGCCCCCTCGGGCATCCCGGACCCTCCGGCCCTCCCGGACCCGTCGGTCAGCCCGGCCCCGGTGTGCCTCCGGGCGCCCCGCAGCCCATGCCCCCCGGTGCCGTGCCTCCCGGTGCCGTGCCCCCCGGTGCCATGGCGCCGGGTCCGGGGCAGCCGCCCGCGTACGGCTATCCGCAGCAGCCCACCGGTCAGCCGACCGTCGGCCCCGGCTACCAGGCCGTGCTGCGCTACCGCGCCCAGGACGGCTCGGAGCAGCAGCTGATCCGGCGTTCCGCGCCGGGCACCCCGCACCCGGAGTGGCAGATCTTCCACGAGCTGCGCGCCATGAACGTGCCGCCGGACCAGGTGCTGGAGCTGCACACCGAGCTGGAGTCGTGCGAGCTGCCGGGCGCCTACTGCGCGCGGATGATCCGGGAGCAGTGGCCGCAGGCGCGGATCACGTCGATCGCGCCGTACGGCACGGATCACGCGAGCCGCCAGCAGGGCATGCGGCAACTGCTGGCCCATCAGGGTGAGTTGCACCAGGTGGCGGACGGTCCGGCGCGGCCGGCGCCGGTGCGGGCCCCGCTGCCGCAGGTGCAGCCGGTGCCGCCGATCCCCCCGGAGGGGGTCGCGCAGGAACTCGCCGGGGCGTTCGGGCCGGGGATCTTCCGGTTCGAGCAGGCCGCGGTGTCCCGGCAGGGCGTCCCGCCGATCGTGGCGCACAGCCTGGTCGTGGGCGGTCTGCCGCTGGACATGGGCCCGTTCTTCTGGGCGCAGGCGAAGCCGGGGCGGCCCGTGCCGACGCTGGCGGAGCTGGCGCAGGAGCGCGGGGTGCAGCCCGCGTCGGACGCGGGCTCCTACCTGGTGATGGGCAGCGACTTCGGCAGGGCGCTGTGTGTGCAGTACGGAACGGCACACATCGTGGCCGTGCCCGTGGAGGCCGGGCCGGGCGGTGCGCCCGTGCCGCCGCAGTTCGTGAACACGGGGCTGCCCGAGTTCCAGCGCTGCCTCGCCCTGCTGGGCCGGATGTGGCGGCTGCGGTTCGGTCTGAACCAGGAGCAGGCGGGCCGCTGGACTGTCGACTTCCAGGCGCAGCTCGCGGCGCTGGACCCGGCGGCGCTGGGTTCGCCGGAGAGCTGGTGGTCGGTGCTGCTGGAACAGATGTGGGACGGACTGCTCTGA
- a CDS encoding SMI1/KNR4 family protein, giving the protein MTTGRLGLGDPPGRQAGGHAAPPNAAYAGQVVHFPDPVRAARHPRGVRVDERGYPDFSPYARAAAEIAEPPEGFGVDELRLTDYVSANAALAASGHALWDTVPAVATPHGWTWHHVVGSRRLELVPVEVKALLRHHGGIATSGVDQLKRGTRPLQETRPAHFRLPKSGVAVTEAQALGVEEDLGYRLPGAYRSFLKAAGGCAPVGTALDAELGLLIDQPFFTVRDEAAVNDLVYANKCLRDHLTKDYLCVGFVQGGLLAVKVKGERIGSVWFSAYDDARDVDPSWSVAERVERLLLPCGEDFDAFLSRLAGSPPELDTVANLMVDGGFARAVPVEAAAAGE; this is encoded by the coding sequence ATGACGACAGGTCGGCTCGGGCTGGGGGATCCTCCCGGCCGCCAGGCCGGGGGACACGCCGCGCCGCCGAACGCGGCCTACGCCGGGCAGGTCGTGCATTTTCCCGACCCGGTGCGGGCGGCCCGGCACCCCAGAGGGGTGCGGGTGGACGAGCGGGGTTACCCCGACTTCTCGCCGTACGCGCGGGCGGCGGCGGAGATCGCGGAGCCGCCGGAGGGTTTCGGTGTCGACGAACTGCGGCTGACGGACTACGTGTCGGCGAACGCGGCGCTGGCGGCGTCGGGGCACGCGTTGTGGGACACGGTGCCGGCGGTGGCGACGCCGCACGGCTGGACGTGGCACCACGTGGTGGGCTCGCGGCGGCTGGAGCTGGTCCCGGTCGAGGTGAAGGCGCTGCTGCGGCATCACGGCGGGATCGCGACGTCGGGCGTGGACCAGCTCAAGCGCGGCACGCGCCCGTTGCAGGAGACGCGGCCGGCGCACTTCCGGCTGCCGAAGTCGGGCGTGGCGGTGACGGAGGCGCAGGCGCTGGGCGTTGAGGAGGACCTCGGCTACCGGCTGCCGGGCGCGTACCGGTCGTTCCTGAAGGCCGCGGGCGGCTGTGCCCCGGTGGGGACGGCGCTGGACGCGGAGTTGGGGCTGCTGATCGACCAGCCGTTCTTCACGGTCCGGGACGAGGCGGCGGTCAACGACCTGGTCTATGCGAACAAGTGCCTGCGGGACCATCTCACCAAGGACTACCTGTGTGTGGGGTTCGTGCAGGGCGGGCTGCTGGCCGTGAAGGTGAAGGGCGAGCGGATCGGCTCGGTGTGGTTCTCGGCCTACGACGACGCGCGGGACGTGGATCCGTCGTGGTCGGTGGCGGAGCGCGTGGAGCGGCTGCTGCTGCCGTGCGGTGAGGACTTCGACGCGTTCCTGTCCCGGCTGGCGGGCTCTCCGCCGGAGCTGGACACGGTGGCGAATCTGATGGTGGACGGTGGGTTCGCGCGTGCGGTGCCTGTCGAGGCCGCGGCTGCGGGGGAGTGA
- a CDS encoding YwqJ-related putative deaminase: MMTMNATQTDPHSGRSGDPRIGWSADGTPYTPPLLHRRDGILPTVAAALSVRGATLTGTAARGDQPPALHHLVQDFLDTLTSNERDRFTGRCAETILISRHIAAADTARSKRASRKPMTNGEARKALKQAKLTTRRIREDGDPLHGSFVTPCRACTALSAHFGVRIVDPTPPAD; the protein is encoded by the coding sequence ATGATGACCATGAACGCGACACAGACCGACCCGCACTCAGGCAGGTCCGGCGACCCCCGCATCGGATGGAGCGCCGACGGCACCCCGTACACACCGCCCCTCCTGCACCGCCGCGACGGCATACTCCCCACCGTCGCCGCCGCCCTCTCCGTACGCGGCGCCACCCTCACCGGCACCGCCGCCCGGGGCGACCAGCCCCCCGCCCTGCACCACCTGGTCCAGGACTTCCTCGACACCCTCACCAGCAACGAACGGGACCGCTTCACCGGACGCTGCGCCGAGACCATCCTCATCTCGCGGCACATCGCCGCCGCCGACACGGCCCGCAGCAAACGCGCCTCCCGCAAACCCATGACGAACGGCGAAGCGCGCAAAGCCCTCAAGCAGGCCAAGCTCACCACCCGCCGGATCCGCGAGGACGGCGATCCGCTGCACGGCAGCTTCGTCACCCCCTGCCGCGCCTGCACCGCCCTCAGCGCCCACTTCGGCGTCCGCATCGTCGACCCCACGCCGCCCGCCGACTGA
- a CDS encoding SUKH-3 domain-containing protein, giving the protein MHTDRTSTTRFPVPVDAALRAAGWQPGRWDIKQAEIWADTLRDHTSPAGHRHTVFPAAVEAWAEFGGLHITPAGPGRQIAPAALHLDPLHGLHMARTLGDLGRALDTDVSPLGTETGTDSLLAIDSEGRVYALDHTGDWYLGADIDQALAGLVTGLEPARLTAP; this is encoded by the coding sequence ATGCACACCGACCGCACCTCGACCACCCGCTTCCCCGTGCCCGTCGACGCCGCCCTGCGCGCCGCCGGCTGGCAGCCCGGGCGCTGGGACATCAAGCAAGCCGAGATCTGGGCCGACACCCTGCGCGACCACACCTCGCCCGCCGGGCACCGCCACACCGTCTTCCCCGCCGCCGTCGAGGCCTGGGCCGAGTTCGGCGGCCTGCACATCACCCCGGCCGGACCCGGACGGCAGATCGCCCCCGCCGCCCTCCACCTCGACCCCCTGCACGGCCTGCACATGGCCCGCACCCTCGGCGACCTCGGCCGCGCCCTCGACACCGACGTCAGCCCCCTCGGCACCGAGACCGGCACCGACTCCCTGCTCGCCATCGACAGCGAGGGCCGGGTCTACGCCCTCGACCACACCGGAGACTGGTACCTCGGCGCCGACATCGACCAGGCCCTCGCCGGACTCGTCACCGGCCTCGAACCCGCCCGTCTCACCGCGCCCTGA
- a CDS encoding sensor histidine kinase has protein sequence MTRTGEEHAGDPPPGGGPWWWSRARGAVLDGTLAGASAVECAFEGVGFARDAGLPVPVGVVFGALAGSVLLLRRRWPIAVVLVSIAVLPAQMGFLLSIVGLYTLAASELPRRIIASLAGMSFVGTLIVTFVWVRQDVARGNLTWGDWVVPFASLTTAIGLTAPSLLLGLYVGARRRLMESLRERADSLERELQLLAERAEERAEWARNEERTRIAREMHDVVAHRVSLMVVHAAALQAVARKDPEKAVRNAALVGDMGRQALTELREMLGVLRSGVASANASRGAVVPLAAVGVAAAVAADRERAEEPVAEGPCLSELDELVGQSAAAGMVVDLSVEGESREYAPEVEQTAYRVVQEALTNVHKHAAGAKTYVRLAHRVSEIAMQVENEPPPEASSASSARLPSGGNGLVGMKERVSALGGVFVSGPTDAGGFRVSAVIPAA, from the coding sequence ATGACCAGGACGGGGGAAGAGCACGCCGGGGACCCGCCGCCGGGGGGTGGGCCGTGGTGGTGGAGCAGGGCGCGTGGCGCCGTGCTGGACGGGACGCTGGCCGGCGCGTCCGCGGTGGAGTGCGCGTTCGAGGGCGTCGGGTTCGCGCGGGACGCGGGGCTGCCGGTGCCGGTCGGGGTGGTGTTCGGGGCGCTGGCGGGCTCGGTGCTGCTGCTGCGCCGCCGGTGGCCGATCGCGGTGGTGCTGGTGTCGATCGCGGTGCTGCCGGCGCAGATGGGCTTCCTGCTGAGCATCGTCGGCCTGTACACCCTGGCCGCCTCGGAGCTGCCGCGCCGGATCATCGCGTCGCTGGCGGGGATGTCGTTCGTCGGCACACTGATCGTGACGTTCGTGTGGGTCCGCCAGGACGTGGCGCGGGGGAATCTGACGTGGGGCGACTGGGTGGTGCCCTTCGCTTCGTTGACGACGGCGATCGGGCTGACGGCGCCGTCGCTGCTGCTCGGCCTGTACGTGGGGGCCCGGCGCCGGCTCATGGAGAGCCTGCGGGAGCGGGCGGACAGCCTGGAGCGGGAGCTCCAGCTGCTCGCGGAGCGGGCGGAGGAGCGCGCCGAGTGGGCGCGCAACGAGGAGCGGACGCGGATCGCGCGGGAGATGCACGACGTCGTCGCGCACCGGGTGAGCCTGATGGTGGTGCACGCGGCGGCGTTGCAGGCGGTGGCGCGCAAGGACCCGGAGAAGGCCGTGCGCAATGCCGCGCTGGTGGGGGACATGGGCCGGCAGGCGCTGACGGAGCTGCGGGAGATGCTCGGGGTGCTGCGCAGCGGTGTGGCGTCGGCGAACGCCTCGCGGGGCGCGGTGGTGCCGTTGGCGGCGGTGGGGGTCGCCGCGGCGGTGGCCGCCGACCGGGAGCGGGCGGAGGAGCCGGTCGCCGAGGGGCCGTGCCTGTCGGAGCTGGACGAGCTGGTGGGGCAGTCGGCGGCGGCGGGGATGGTCGTCGATCTGTCGGTCGAGGGGGAGTCCAGGGAGTACGCGCCGGAGGTGGAGCAGACGGCGTACCGGGTGGTGCAGGAGGCGCTGACGAACGTCCACAAGCACGCGGCGGGCGCGAAGACGTATGTGCGCCTCGCGCACCGGGTGTCGGAGATCGCGATGCAGGTGGAGAACGAGCCGCCGCCGGAGGCGTCGTCGGCGTCGTCCGCGCGTCTGCCGTCGGGCGGCAACGGTCTGGTGGGGATGAAGGAGCGGGTGTCGGCGCTGGGCGGGGTGTTCGTGTCGGGGCCGACGGACGCGGGGGGCTTCCGGGTGTCGGCGGTGATCCCCGCGGCGTGA
- the glmU gene encoding bifunctional UDP-N-acetylglucosamine diphosphorylase/glucosamine-1-phosphate N-acetyltransferase GlmU, producing MSAIRPAAVVVLAAGEGTRMKSATPKVLHELCGRSLVGHVLAASRELDPEHLVVVVGHAREQVTAHLGEIDPAVRTAVQAQQNGTGHAVRMALEELGGPVEGTVVVVCGDTPLLTGGTLSALAATHAADGNAVTVLTAEVPDATGYGRIVRDGASGAVTAIVEHKDASESQRAIREINSGVFAFDGQLLADALGKVRTDNSQGEEYLTDVLGILREAGHRVGASVASDHREIAGINNRVQLAEARRILNDRLLTAAMLSGVTVVDPASTWIDVSVTFEQDAVVLPGTQLLGATHLGEGAEVGPNCRLRDTRVGAGSRVDNTVADGAVVGAGASVGPFAYLRPGTRLGAKGKIGTYVETKNASIGEGTKVPHLSYVGDATIGEYTNIGAASVFVNYDGQDKHHTTVGSHCRTGSDNMFVAPVTIGDGAYTAAGSVITKDVPPGSLAVARGQQRNIEGWVARKRPGSAAARAAEEASRQGGSED from the coding sequence GTGAGCGCCATTCGCCCGGCAGCCGTCGTCGTTCTCGCAGCGGGTGAGGGCACCCGTATGAAGTCGGCCACACCCAAGGTCCTGCACGAGCTCTGCGGACGCAGTCTCGTCGGGCATGTGCTGGCCGCCTCCCGCGAGTTGGACCCCGAGCATCTCGTCGTCGTGGTCGGTCACGCGCGTGAGCAGGTCACCGCACATCTCGGTGAGATCGACCCCGCCGTGCGCACCGCCGTGCAGGCGCAGCAGAACGGCACGGGGCACGCGGTGCGGATGGCCCTGGAGGAGCTGGGCGGCCCGGTCGAGGGCACGGTCGTGGTCGTCTGCGGCGACACGCCGCTGCTGACCGGCGGCACGCTGTCGGCGCTGGCGGCGACGCACGCGGCGGACGGCAACGCGGTGACCGTGCTGACGGCGGAGGTTCCGGACGCGACGGGCTACGGCCGGATCGTGCGGGACGGCGCCTCGGGCGCGGTGACGGCGATCGTGGAGCACAAGGACGCGTCGGAGTCGCAGCGGGCGATCCGGGAGATCAATTCCGGGGTGTTCGCGTTCGACGGTCAGCTCCTCGCGGACGCGCTGGGCAAGGTGCGCACGGACAACAGCCAGGGCGAGGAGTACCTGACGGACGTCCTCGGCATCCTGCGGGAGGCCGGGCACCGGGTGGGCGCGTCGGTGGCGTCGGACCACCGGGAGATCGCGGGCATCAACAACCGGGTGCAGCTGGCCGAGGCGCGCCGGATCCTGAACGACCGGCTGCTGACGGCGGCGATGCTGTCCGGCGTCACGGTGGTGGACCCGGCGTCGACGTGGATCGACGTGTCGGTGACGTTCGAGCAGGACGCGGTCGTGCTGCCGGGTACGCAGCTGCTGGGCGCCACGCATCTGGGAGAGGGCGCCGAGGTCGGGCCCAACTGCCGGCTGCGGGACACGCGCGTGGGCGCGGGGTCCCGGGTGGACAACACGGTGGCGGACGGCGCCGTGGTGGGTGCCGGGGCGTCGGTGGGTCCGTTCGCGTATTTGCGTCCGGGTACCCGGCTGGGCGCCAAGGGCAAGATCGGCACGTACGTGGAGACCAAGAACGCGTCGATCGGTGAGGGGACGAAGGTCCCGCATCTGTCGTACGTGGGGGACGCGACGATCGGCGAGTACACGAACATCGGCGCGGCCAGCGTGTTCGTGAACTACGACGGCCAGGACAAGCACCACACGACGGTGGGGTCCCACTGCCGTACGGGTTCGGACAACATGTTTGTGGCTCCTGTCACGATCGGGGACGGTGCGTACACCGCCGCCGGGTCCGTGATCACGAAGGATGTGCCGCCCGGTTCGCTGGCCGTGGCCCGTGGCCAGCAGCGGAATATCGAGGGTTGGGTGGCCCGCAAGCGTCCGGGGAGCGCGGCGGCGCGGGCGGCCGAGGAGGCGTCCCGGCAGGGCGGAAGCGAAGACTGA
- a CDS encoding ribose-phosphate diphosphokinase, with protein sequence MTGIKTTGEKKMMFFSGRAHPELAEEVAQQLGVGVVPTKAFDFANGEIYVRYQESARGADCFLIQSHTAPINKWIMEQLIMIDALKRASARSITVIVPFYGYARQDKKHRGREPISARLIADLMKTAGADRILTVDLHTDQIQGFFDGPVDHLFALPLLADYVGRKVDKDKLTVVSPDAGRVRVADRWCDRLGAPLAIVHKRRDKDVANQVTVHEVVGEVKGRVCVLVDDMIDTGGTICAAADALFAHGAEDVIVTATHGVLSGPAADRLKNSRVSEFVFTNTLPTPGELAADLDKLTVLSIAPTIASAAREVFEDGSVTSLFDEQ encoded by the coding sequence GTGACCGGGATCAAGACGACCGGCGAGAAGAAGATGATGTTCTTCTCCGGCCGCGCCCACCCCGAGCTTGCCGAGGAGGTCGCCCAGCAGTTGGGTGTCGGGGTCGTCCCGACGAAGGCCTTCGACTTCGCGAACGGCGAGATCTATGTGCGGTATCAGGAGTCTGCGCGGGGTGCGGACTGTTTCCTGATCCAGAGCCACACGGCGCCGATCAACAAATGGATCATGGAGCAGTTGATCATGATCGACGCGTTGAAGCGTGCGTCGGCCCGCTCGATCACGGTGATCGTGCCGTTCTACGGCTACGCCCGCCAGGACAAGAAGCACCGTGGCCGTGAGCCCATCTCGGCCCGTCTGATCGCGGACCTGATGAAGACGGCCGGCGCGGACCGCATCCTGACCGTGGATCTGCACACCGACCAGATCCAGGGCTTCTTCGACGGGCCGGTGGACCACCTGTTCGCGCTGCCGCTGCTGGCGGACTACGTCGGCCGCAAGGTCGACAAGGACAAGCTGACGGTCGTCTCGCCGGACGCGGGCCGGGTCCGGGTCGCGGACCGCTGGTGCGACCGGCTGGGCGCGCCGCTGGCCATCGTCCACAAGCGGCGTGACAAGGACGTGGCGAACCAGGTGACCGTCCACGAGGTCGTGGGTGAGGTCAAGGGCCGCGTCTGCGTCCTGGTCGACGACATGATCGACACCGGTGGCACGATCTGCGCCGCGGCGGACGCGCTGTTCGCGCACGGGGCGGAGGACGTCATCGTGACGGCGACGCACGGTGTGCTGTCGGGTCCGGCGGCGGACCGCCTGAAGAACTCGCGGGTGAGCGAGTTCGTGTTCACGAACACGCTGCCGACCCCGGGTGAACTGGCGGCGGATCTGGACAAGCTGACGGTGCTCTCGATCGCGCCGACGATCGCCAGTGCGGCGCGCGAGGTGTTCGAGGACGGTTCGGTGACGAGCCTGTTCGACGAGCAGTAG
- a CDS encoding 50S ribosomal protein L25/general stress protein Ctc produces MSEVKIAAETRTEFGKGAARRIRRDNKVPGVLYGHGSDPLHLTLPGHELLLALRTPNVLIALDIDGKTNELAIPKAVQRDPLKGFLEHVDLQLVKRGETVTVEIPVHAEGELAPGGNLLEHVLNALPVEAEATHIPESVTVSVEGLAAGASILAKDIELPKGTKLAVEDDTVVLQVLAAQAEEAAEGAEAEGEDVAEA; encoded by the coding sequence ATGTCCGAGGTGAAGATCGCCGCCGAGACCCGTACCGAGTTCGGTAAGGGTGCCGCCCGCCGTATCCGTCGTGACAACAAGGTCCCCGGTGTGCTGTACGGCCACGGTTCCGACCCGCTGCACCTGACGCTTCCGGGCCACGAGCTGCTGCTCGCCCTGCGTACGCCGAACGTCCTGATCGCGCTGGACATCGACGGCAAGACCAACGAGCTGGCCATCCCGAAGGCCGTGCAGCGCGACCCGCTGAAGGGCTTCCTGGAGCACGTCGACCTGCAGCTGGTCAAGCGCGGCGAGACCGTCACGGTCGAGATCCCCGTGCACGCCGAGGGCGAGCTGGCCCCGGGCGGCAACCTGCTCGAGCACGTGCTGAACGCCCTTCCGGTCGAGGCCGAGGCCACGCACATCCCCGAGTCGGTCACCGTGTCGGTGGAGGGCCTCGCGGCCGGCGCCTCGATCCTCGCCAAGGACATCGAGCTGCCCAAGGGCACCAAGCTGGCCGTCGAGGACGACACCGTCGTGCTGCAGGTCCTGGCCGCGCAGGCCGAGGAGGCCGCCGAGGGCGCCGAGGCCGAGGGCGAGGACGTCGCCGAGGCCTGA
- the pth gene encoding aminoacyl-tRNA hydrolase yields MDVTTDPSAPWLIAGLGNPGPEYARNRHNVGFMVVDLLAERIGGKFKRAGKAQAQVVEGRIGPPGPANRRVVLVKPMSYMNLSGGPVNALRDFYKVPLGNIVAVHDELDIDYGTLRLKLGGGDNGHNGLKSMTKAMGSDYHRVRFGVGRPPGRMPVADFVLKDFSAAERKELDYFVDRAADAVECLVIEGLERAQSTYNS; encoded by the coding sequence GTGGACGTGACGACCGATCCGAGTGCGCCGTGGCTGATCGCCGGTCTCGGTAATCCGGGGCCCGAGTACGCCAGGAACCGGCACAACGTGGGGTTCATGGTGGTGGATCTGCTGGCGGAGCGGATCGGGGGCAAGTTCAAGCGGGCCGGGAAGGCGCAGGCGCAGGTCGTCGAGGGGCGCATCGGCCCGCCCGGTCCGGCGAACCGGCGGGTGGTGCTGGTGAAGCCGATGTCGTACATGAACCTGTCGGGCGGCCCGGTGAACGCGCTGCGCGACTTCTACAAGGTGCCGCTGGGCAACATCGTCGCCGTGCACGACGAACTGGACATCGACTACGGCACGCTGCGGCTGAAGCTCGGCGGCGGGGACAACGGGCACAACGGCCTGAAGTCGATGACAAAAGCCATGGGTTCCGACTATCACCGGGTGCGGTTCGGCGTGGGGCGTCCGCCGGGCCGGATGCCGGTGGCGGACTTCGTGCTGAAGGACTTCTCGGCGGCGGAGCGCAAGGAGCTGGACTACTTCGTGGACCGGGCGGCGGACGCGGTGGAGTGTCTGGTGATCGAGGGCCTGGAGCGGGCGCAAAGCACGTACAACTCCTGA